The Ahaetulla prasina isolate Xishuangbanna chromosome 3, ASM2864084v1, whole genome shotgun sequence genome window below encodes:
- the LOC131194456 gene encoding basic proline-rich protein-like, whose amino-acid sequence PPPPPPPPPPPPPPPPPPPPPPPPPPPPPPPPPPPPPPPPPPPPPPPPPPPPPPPPPPPPPPPPPPPPPPPPPPPPPPPPPPPPPPPPPPPPPPPPPPPPPPPPPPPPPPPPPPPPPPPPPPPPPPPPPPPPPPPPPPPPPPPPPPPPPPPPPPPPPPPPPPPPPPPPPPPPPPPPPPPPPPPPPPPPPPPPPPPPPPPPPPPPPPPPPPPPPPPPPPPPPPPPPPPPPPPPPPPPPPPPPPPPPPPPPPPPPPPPPPPPPPPPPPPPPPPPPPPPPPPPPPPPPPPPPPPPPPPPPPPPPPPPPPPPPPPPPPPPPPPPPPPPPPPPPPPPPPPPPPPPPPPPPPPPPPPPPPPPPPPPPPPPPPPPPPPPPPPPPPPPPPPPPPPPPP is encoded by the coding sequence cctcctcctcctcctcctcctcctcctcctcctcctcctcctcctcctcctcctcctcctcctcctcctcctcctcctcctcctcctcctcctcctcctcctcctcctcctcctcctcctcctcctcctcctcctcctcctcctcctcctcctcctcctcctcctcctcctcctcctcctcctcctcctcctcctcctcctcctcctcctcctcctcctcctcctcctcctcctcctcctcctcctcctcctcctcctcctcctcctcctcctcctcctcctcctcctcctcctcctcctcctcctcctcctcctcctcctcctcctcctcctcctcctcctcctcctcctcctcctcctcctcctcctcctcctcctcctcctcctcctcctcctcctcctcctcctcctcctcctcctcctcctcctcctcctcctcctcctcctcctcctcctcctcctcctcctcctcctcctcctcctcctcctcctcctcctcctcctcctcctcctcctcctcctcctcctcctcctcctcctcctcctcctcctcctcctcctcctcctcctcctcctcctcctcctcctcctcctcctcctcctcctcctcctcctcctcctcctcctcctcctcctcctcctcctcctcctcctcctcctcctcctcctcctcctcctcctcctcctcctcctcctcctcctcctcctcctcctcctcctcctcctcctcctcctcctcctcctcctcctcctcctcctcctcctcctcctcctcctcctcctcctcctcctcctcctcctcctcctcctcctcctcctcctcctcctcctcctcctcctcctcctcctcctcctcctcctcctcctcctcctcctcctcctcctcctcctcctcctcctcctcctcctcctcctcctcctcctcctcctcctcctcctcctcctcctcctcctcctcctcctcctcctcctcctcctcctcctcctcctcctcctcctcctcctcctcctcctcctcctcctcctcctcctcctcctcctcctcctcctcctcctcctcctcctcctcctcctcctcctcctcctcctcctcctcctcctcctcctcctcctcctcctcctcctcctcctcctcctcctcctcctcctcctcctcctcctcctcctcct